A stretch of Episyrphus balteatus chromosome 2, idEpiBalt1.1, whole genome shotgun sequence DNA encodes these proteins:
- the LOC129912576 gene encoding UBX domain-containing protein 4, giving the protein MNWFKGSIAEAVTLSKQKNATFVVYVEGKDENSVKLTGFLNQPEIKQKLEDDNFVAIKIEGGSESYMQFARIYQIVPLPSLFFIGKNGTPLEIATGICASSEELESKIDNVLKLTGKVSNTSSAASASAAFIAGEQKKEVAASTPTTSAGAKKEQISQDDLSSISDLRSITESKPVEDTTSSKSSLSSIELPTSSDAPESSAVSPPNDLYCTDTTCFRKPNNAVSSHDIVDPPSDNTSSLAESISMDTVPAPSETAPTTPPNDVADTTPVKASTPDPTPSTPVSTPTTASSPPARGPLEENPAAAIDKLEQAKQLIEERRKLKQAEEERQARERELNRRKDGKASQGVQKWQKEQDFKELKESIRRDKMEDQAARQRILEQIASDRAERANKFTPPSPNPTPQATTPTTVNPPSNLEMSRIQFRIPNGETSTQTFESSDTFATVRAYVKVVVVKGTGIKDFTLATTFPKHEFTEEDDKRTLLELGLAPSAVILIIGKASSGPSAVVARSGGIVNIFNTVFWALMTPVLSVFGYIRNFIIGRNDGGADGPRPATTGAQKRANEERIDANDLAKKRNLDRFLLTKDGPSTSKEAMATANSTGGAYRRVGGSNIHRLSDQRKDSDDENNTWNGNSTQQQ; this is encoded by the exons ATGAATTGGTTCAAGGGAAGTATTGCTGAAGCAGTCACTCTTTCAAAGCAAAAGAATGCAACTTTTGTTGTTTAtgttgaag gaAAAGATGAAAACTCTGTTAAGTTAACTGGGTTCTTAAATCAACCGGAAATCAAGCAAAAACTTGAAGATGACAACTTCGTGGCTATTAAAATCGAAGGGGGAAGTGAATCCTACATGCAATTTGCAAGAATAt ATCAAATTGTTCCACTTCCATCGTTGTTCTTTATTGGCAAAAATGGTACCCCTCTAGAAATCGCAACTGGTATATGCGCTTCGAGTGAAGAATTAGAATCGAAAATCGACAATGTCTTGAAACTAACAGGAAAAGTTAGTAATACTAGTTCTGCTGCTTCTGCATCAGCTGCTTTTATTGCTGGTGAACAAAAGAAAGAAGTTGCTGCATCAACTCCCACAACTTCTGCTGgagcaaaaaaagaacaaatatcTCAAGACGATCTATCATCCATATCTGATTTAAGATCAATAACAGAATCAAAACCAGTTGAAGATACAACTTCTTCAAAATCAAGTTTATCTTCAATTGAATTACCAACTTCGTCAGATGCTCCAGAATCATCCGCTGTATCACCACCAAATGATCTTTATTGCACCGACACTACATGTTTCCGTAAACCTAATAATGCTGTTAGTTCCCATGATATTGTTGATCCTCCTTCTGATAATACATCCTCATTAGCTGAATCGATTTCAATGGATACAGTACCAGCACCATCTGAGACAGCCCCAACAACACCACCAAATGATGTGGCTGACACTACACCAGTGAAAGCTTCCACCCCAGATCCTACTCCATCGACTCCCGTTTCAACTCCCACAACTGCCTCAAGTCCCCCTGCTCGAGGACCATTGGAAGAAAATCCAGCAGCTGCCATAGATAAGCTAGAACAAGCTAAGCAGCTAATCGAGGAACGAAGAAAACTCAAACAAGCAGAAGAAGAGCGACAAGCACGTGAACGCGAACTTAATCGCCGAAAAGATGGCAAAGCCTCTCAAGGTGTGCAAAAATGGCAAAAGGAGCAGGACTTCAAGGAACTAAAAGAAAGCATTCGACGCGATAAAATGGAAGATCAAGCTGCACGTCAACGTATCCTCGAACAGATTGCCAGTGATCGAGCAGAACGAGCAAACAAATTCACTCCACCCTCTCCCAATCCAACGCCCCAAGCAACAACCCCAACTACAGTCAATCCCCCAAGTAACCTGGAAATGTCTCGCATTCAATTTCGCATCCCGAATGGAGAAACTAGCACTCAGACTTTTGAGAGTTCAGATACTTTTGCAACTGTGCGGGCATATGTCAAAGTTGTTGTTGTCAAGGGAACCGGAATCAAAGATTTTACCTTGGCCACAACATTCCCCAAACACGAATTCACAGAGGAGGATGACAAAAGGACGCTTTTGGAACTCGGGCTAGCCCCGAGTGCTGTCATATTGATTATTGGCAAAGCGAGCAGTGGCCCTTCAGCGGTTGTGGCGCGTTCAGGGGGAATAGTCAACATATTCAATACAGTTTTTTGGGCTTTAATGACACCGGTTTTGTCTGTCTTTGGGTATATAAGGAATTTTATAATTGGAAGAAATGATGGTGGTGCAGATGGACCTCGTCCGGCCACCACAGGAGCTCAGAAACGAGCAAATGAAGAGCGAATCGATGCAAATGATtt GGCAAAGAAACGAAACCTCGATCGATTCCTTTTAACAAAGGACGGTCCATCAACTTCGAAGGAGGCAATGGCAACGGCCAATTCAACAGGTGGAGCATATCGTCGAGTTGGTGGATCAAATATACATCGTTTATCAGATCAGCGTAAAGATTCCGATGATGAGAATAATACTTGGAATGGTAATTCAACGCAGCAGCAATAA
- the LOC129912586 gene encoding UBX domain-containing protein 1-A, whose product MSEIQTLVDMGFSKERAEYAVKATNFKGVEPAMEWLLAHADEEIPAQVGATESSTGQSLQATTSAAGPTTATSNDAEASSSTPAATAAAGAAAETAKSLKCDDCGKLFKDQSEVEFHAAKTGHSNFSESTEEKKPLTEEEKKAQLALIEEKLKQKRIEREERERVEASEREKNRIKSGKDMTEARQRMEEMEMKKIVEQRKREKEEEKAARERVRAQIEADKAARRARDQGPTSPQSAVSSTTPTPAPAAVVTSPKQPPKDYTNTRIQIRLTDGSTLTETFGVKEQLSAVRVFIQMKQGADLPFGLMTSFPRKVFSDDDFEKPLEVLGLVPSAVLIVTKALA is encoded by the exons atgtccgaAATTCAAACACTTGTTGACATGGGTTTCTCCAAAGAAAGAGc TGAATATGCTGTCAAAGCAACCAATTTCAAAGGTGTCGAACCAGCTATGGAATGGTTACTAGCTCATGCCGACGAAGAAATCCCTGCTCAAGTCGGCGCAACTGAGTCATCGACTGGTCAGAGTTTGCAGGCAACTACATCGGCTGCCGGCCCAACCACTGCCACTTCAAATGATGCCGAAGCTTCATCTAGCACTCCAGCAGCAACGGCGGCAGCGGGAGCAGCAGCAGAAACTGCCAAATCCCTAAAATGTGATGATTGTGGTAAACTATTTAAAGATCAATCCGAAGTTGAGTTCCATGCTGCCAAAACTGGGCACAGTAATTTCTCAGAATCCACTGAAGAAAAGAAACCTCTGACCGAAGAGGAAAAGAAGGCACAGCTCGCTCTTATTGAGGAGAAACTAAAACAAAAGCGTATTGAGCGGGAGGAACGTGAACGGGTAGAAGCTTCGGAGCGGGAGAAGAATCGTATCAAATCTGGCAAAGACATGACAGAGGCTCGTCAGCGGATGGAAGAGATGGAAATGAAAAAGATTGTAGAACAGAGAAAGCGAGAGAAGGAAGAGGAGAAGGCGGCTAGGGAACGAGTTAGAGCACAGATTGAAGCTGACAAAGCTGCTCGCAGAGCAAG AGACCAAGGACCTACTTCACCTCAGTCGGCTGTAAGTTCGACAACTCCTACTCCAGCACCTGCTGCTGTTGTCACATCACCCAAGCAACCACCCAAGGATTACACAAACACTAGAATTCAAATCCGTTTGACAGACGGATCCACACTAACCGAGACATTTGGTGTCAAGGAGCAATTGTCTGCTGTTCGTGTATTCATTCAGATGAAGCAAGGAGCCGATCTGCCATTCGGTTTAATGACATCGTTCCCAAGAAAAGTTTTCTCTGATGATGACTTTGAGAAGCCATTGGAGGTATTGGGCTTAGTGCCTTCAGCTGTTTTAATCGTTACCAAAGCATTGGcgtaa